The segment TTTAAAGGATAATGATATCTTTACACATTGTCAAATTTCATTACtgatagataaaaagaaaagaagatagTATTTGAAAGGAAAGGGATTAAAATACAATTTCCATCCTTTATTGTCAAACGATTTGCCATTTTCCTTGCTAAAAGAAAAACTTCCTTCAGTAATTTTTGTTGGCACTGAGAAATGCAAATCTTGTTCTGGAATACAAACATTTAATAATCAGTAGTACACTAGGTTACACAAAAGAATTGACTTCTGAGACTTTCATCTTGTGAAATTGATAATTAAtttagctttttattttttgaggtGTTTTCTATTCATCAACAACTTGAGAATTGCTAGATCCCAATCAACTTTCTTTTTTCATTCTTCTTATTTACTTGCACTTGAAACAGAAAATTACATTAGAAACAACATTACATTTCccgcagaaaaaaaataaacaacattACATTATAAAACTACTTCCCACTTTGACCGGCAAAGCACTAAAAGAACACTCTCCAAAATGTATAGCTATAGATTGAAGGAATCAGGGAATTAACATGTGTCAAATTTTCTCCTGGCCTATCGGTCCTAATCATTATTACGTTTACTCTTAGGACCTGTGAAAAGTTCATTGGTTTATACATAATATTTTGGTGTTCTGTCAGTCTACTTCATATGCAGAACTGATTCTGGTCATGCACTTTATATTGCCTTTGTAAAGACACAGAGAAGTTCTGTTGTCAAAATGATGCCGTCCATTTCAACAGATGTTTGGTACAAATTGACCAATCAGAAAAGGATAATTGGGAATAAATCCTAAAATTTGGTTGTTTAAAAATATCTTGCAGTCTTGGCACAGCGTTATTGTTTCTGTGCACATTTTCACTTCTACTTGGTTGTGCCTTATTTAGAGGGTAATTTAATTCATCTTTTACCCCCATTTTTAGGCTGCAGCAGTACAAAATAGTGGAGATGAAACTTCTAGCACAACAGAGAGATCTTCAGGTGCTCATACAAATCAAACTAATGGATTTCTAGTTCATTGATCtgacttgtatatatatagttgtaaCTATGGGTGTTAAACTGTTAATGCTAGCCTGTGTAACTActcttttattttgttgccACAGGCAAAAATTCCTGATATAGAGAAGTGCTTGGATATTGTTGCAACTTTACAAGCTAAAAAAGCTTTGGGTGAGGTCTGTACAATCTCTTAAAAGTCATGTTTCAGTTATGTTTCTATTTTTGTTGTGCTTGGGATGTTTTGCTTCTTTTTGCCAGAAAATGTTTTTAAGTCAATATGTAGCTATGCATAACTTAACCATTTTTGTCCAGGACACCAGCTAAAGTCTAGTATAATTTATCAAAATTCAACTTTGATGGTTTGCATGCTACTTAACATTTTTCTGTTAACTATTTTTGGCCATGTATGTCATTTTAGGGCAGCTGGTTATCACCTTGTTCTGTTATCCCTAAATGTAGATTGATGACTACAACTGTTCTTTTGGATATTGGAAACTGCTAAGTACTAATTGTCATTATTGTGCTACTGTTAACTAGACTTCATAGCAATGGCTGGTTTATGTGAAGTAAAACATTTGAGTggctgatattttttttattacatgatCATTAAAGAGTAGAAATTAGGTTGTTGTGTTAGTTTTGGTATGTATTATACACCAAAGTGCCAATGTTCATGAATTCTTTTAAGTGAAGCACCAAAATGATAATCAGCCTGCTCCAAGGGTTTTATGCCTTATTGCTCACTCCGCATACCATGAACATTACCTGAACTCTTCTCTGATTCAATCAAAAAAATTCTCTTGCCACTCAAGCTTGATAATGTTCAAGTTAATGTGTATATGGTGAATGGAAGAGTTGAATAACTGATAGTTCCTTGAAGAGAAAATTCCATTTGTGGCGCAAAGATTTCACCCAAATCCAAAATTACCACAAAAATTTGGGATACCAATTAAGACCACAGGGAGAACCAAAACTTCTTATCTATACCACAAATCTGTGCCTTATCTACAAATGGAATTTTCTCTCTATAGAGATTATAGTGATTGCTAGTCATAGTGCTATTTTTAGCAGGCATAACATCTTCTTGAAAGCTAACTACTACCGCTTCCAAATAATTGATGCAGGCACTCACAGCCGATTTTGAATTATCTGAGGGAATCTACTCCCGTGCGAAAATCGAGGACACCGATTCTGTGTGCCTATGGTTGGGTGCAAATGTAATGCTGGAGTACTCCTGCGACGAGGTTATTTTGGGCATACCAAGCATCTGAATTCATGttcccttttgctttagtttcttCCATCATGTCTTCATATGTTACAGGCCAACGCCCTCTTGAAAAAGAATCTGGAAAACGCCAAGGCCAGTTTAGAAGTCCTTGTTGCTGATCTCCAGTTCTTGCGGGACCAACAAACGATCACTCAGGTAGACTGGCTATCTGACTTAAGATTCCTTCAACTCATAAATTTTGTATGATTGAGCATCCTAACCATGATTCCATCTTCCTCAGGTTACAATTGCTCGGGTGTTCAACTGGGACGTGCACCAACGGAGAAGCAAGCAAGCTATCAAAGAAACCTGATCATCATACCCGCAGATTCTACCAGCCAAAATGAGATCGCGACATTTTTGTACTTCTTGCCACCTCTGGCAGTCTAGGCCATCGTAGCATGTGCCCTCTGTTGGCGCCTTGCCGTGTAACAGTGTATCAGGTTTTATGGTGTTGGATTGTTGGAACTCTGTTTGCCTCGCAAGTAGAAATTGGTGTTTGTTTTCACTTCGGTTCGCGTGATGGAACATATTTTGAGGAGTAAAAATCTTAGCGGTTTTCAGAGAGAAACCTTTGCAATGCGTGTCATGTTTTGGGTTTGCAGTCTTGCAATTTCTCTTGACGATGTTTGCTGTGCAGATACGCCTGAGCGAAGATTAGAAGCGAAGAGATGATCAATTTcgttt is part of the Oryza glaberrima chromosome 12, OglaRS2, whole genome shotgun sequence genome and harbors:
- the LOC127757298 gene encoding prefoldin subunit 3 produces the protein MAAAAASSSSSSSAAATPQGVTERRGIPAASFVEDVETYLRQAGLDVNSGLAFLQERLQQYKIVEMKLLAQQRDLQAKIPDIEKCLDIVATLQAKKALGEALTADFELSEGIYSRAKIEDTDSVCLWLGANVMLEYSCDEANALLKKNLENAKASLEVLVADLQFLRDQQTITQVTIARVFNWDVHQRRSKQAIKET